From a single Brassica rapa cultivar Chiifu-401-42 chromosome A01, CAAS_Brap_v3.01, whole genome shotgun sequence genomic region:
- the LOC103856341 gene encoding cinnamyl alcohol dehydrogenase 7 gives MGKVPETEAFGLAAKDESGVLSPFRFSRRETGEKDVRLKVLFCGICHTDVCMARNEWGFTTYPLVPGHEIVGVVTEVGAKVIKFKAGDKVGVGYMLSSCRSCDICTDDQENHCPKMIMTSGGKYYDDTMTYGGYSDHLVCEEDYIIRIPENLALDAAAPLLCAGVTVYSPLKYHGLDKPGIHIGVVGLGGLGHVAVKFAKAMGIKVTVISSLESKRDEAINRLGADLFLVSRDPEEMKDAMGTMDGIIDTVSATHPLLPLLGLLKYKGKLIMVGAPDKPLDLPALPLILGKKMLVGSMTGGIKESQEMVDFAGKHNITADIELISADYVNTAMERLEKGDVRYRFVIDVANTLKPTP, from the exons ATGGGAAAGGTTCCTGAGACGGAAGCGTTCGGATTGGCCGCGAAAGACGAATCCGGAGTTCTCTCCCCTTTCCGTTTCTCAAGAAG GGAGACGGGAGAGAAGGATGTGAGGTTAAAAGTGTTGTTCTGTGGAATTTGCCACACTGATGTATGTATGGCCAGAAACGAGTGGGGATTTACTACTTACCCTCTCGTCCCCGG GCATGAGATTGTTGGCGTGGTGACTGAAGTCGGAGCTAAAGTGATTAAATTCAAAGCCGGAGACAAAGTCGGAGTTGGTTATATGCTCAGCTCGTGCCGGTCATGTGACATCTGCACCGATGACCAAGAGAACCACTGTCCAAAAATGATCATGACGTCCGGAGGAAAGTACTACGATGACACCATGACTTATGGTGGTTACTCTGACCACCTGGTTTGTGAAGAGGATTACATCATCCGTATTCCTGAAAATCTCGCGTTAGACGCTGCCGCGCCGCTACTCTGCGCTGGGGTCACGGTTTATTCACCGTTGAAGTATCACGGACTCGACAAGCCCGGAATCCACATTGGTGTGGTGGGACTAGGCGGTTTAGGTCATGTAGCAGTGAAATTTGCCAAGGCTATGGGTATTAAGGTTACGGTTATTAGTTCGTTAGAGAGTAAGAGAGACGAGGCGATTAATCGGCTTGGTGCGGATCTGTTCTTAGTGAGCCGTGACCCGGAAGAGATGAAGGATGCAATGGGGACTATGGATGGTATTATTGATACAGTATCTGCCACTCATCCGCTTCTTCCGCTTCTTGGTTTGCTAAAATATAAGGGAAAATTAATTATGGTTGGTGCACCCGATAAACCACTTGACCTTCCAGCTTTACCGCTCATCTTAG ggaAGAAGATGCTGGTGGGAAGTATGACAGGAGGGATAAAAGAGTCTCAAGAGATGGTTGATTTTGCCGGTAAACACAACATAACGGCAGATATTGAGCTTATCTCTGCGGATTATGTCAACACGGCTATGGAACGACTAGAAAAGGGGGATGTCAGATACCGTTTTGTGATTGATGTTGCCAACACTTTGAAGCCTACTCCTTAG
- the LOC103856448 gene encoding probable cinnamyl alcohol dehydrogenase 6, with the protein MERLGEKYQSVEAFGWAARDSSGHLSPFVFSRRETGEEEVRVKVLYCGVCHSDLHCLKNEWHSSIYPLVPGHEIVGEVAEIGRKVSKFSIGDKIGVGCIVDSCRACESCREDQENYCTKSVATYNGVHYDGTVNYGGYSDHIVVDECYAVKIPHTLPLASAAPLLCAGISMYSPMKYFGLAGQGKHIGIVGLGGLGHIGVRFAKAFGSKVTVVSSTAGKSKDALENFGADGFLVSTNEDQMQAAMGTMDGIIDTVSASHPILPLVGLLKPNGKLVLLGATEKPFDLHAFSLILGRKSIAGSAIGGIKETQEMINFAAEHGIKAEIETISMEYVNTAMDRLAKGDVRYRFVIDIANTLAVTRS; encoded by the exons ATGGAGAGATTAGGAGAGAAATATCAGAGCGTAGAGGCGTTTGGTTGGGCCGCGAGAGACTCCTCAGGCCATCTTTCTCCCTTTGTCTTTTCTAGAAG AGAAacaggagaagaagaagtgagaGTGAAGGTGTTATACTGTGGAGTATGTCATAGCGATCTCCATTGTCTCAAGAACGAATGGCATTCCTCTATTTACCCTTTAGTTCCTGG CCACGAGATCGTCGGAGAAGTGGCTGAGATAGGGAGGAAAGTGAGTAAATTCAGTATTGGAGATAAAATCGGTGTGGGATGCATAGTAGATTCATGCCGCGCGTGCGAGAGCTGCCGTGAAGATCAAGAAAACTACTGCACTAAATCAGTCGCAACCTATAACGGAGTTCACTACGATGGAACTGTTAACTACGGTGGATACTCCGATCACATCGTTGTCGACGAATGTTACGCTGTCAAAATTCCGCACACGTTGCCTCTAGCTTCGGCCGCACCTTTGCTTTGTGCAG GCATCTCGATGTATAGTCCTATGAAGTACTTCGGACTGGCCGGACAGGGGAAACATATCGGAATCGTGGGGCTAGGCGGTCTCGGTCACATTGGGGTGAGGTTTGCTAAAGCATTTGGGAGTAAAGTCACAGTGGTTAGTTCGACCGCTGGGAAATCTAAGGATGCTCTTGAAAATTTTGGAGCTGATGGGTTTTTAGTTAGTACTAATGAAGACCAAATGCAG GCTGCAATGGGAACTATGGATGGTATAATCGATACTGTTTCTGCATCACATCCGATTTTACCATTAGTTGGACTACTCAAACCCAACGGTAAACTTGTTCTACTCGGTGCAACGGAGAAGCCATTTGACCTACATGCATTTTCCTTAATCCTGG GACGAAAATCGATTGCGGGAAGTGCTATTGGAGGAATTAAAGAGACGCAAGAGATGATTAATTTTGCAGCTGAGCATGGAATAAAAGCAGAGATTGAGACCATATCCATGGAGTATGTGAACACCGCCATGGATAGACTTGCAAAGGGAGATGTTAGATATCGTTTTGTCATTGACATTGCGAACACGTTGGCTGTTACTCGATCTTAA